The genomic segment GAATCATGCCGTCGACAACTAAACATTTAGCACCTTTGTATAATAGTATGAATTTAGATACTAAATCGCCAAGAATTGCCCGTTCTTCACAATTGTGTGTGAAAACGATTACAACATCATCTTCTTTAATATCTCTAATCTGCTCATGTAATGCATAGTTTGAATTGTTTGCAGTAAATACACATTTTATAGAACCCGCTATGTGAGTATTTTGTTTTACAGGCAGAACACCTTTTAGGGCGCCTGTTTTGCCAAGAGCATCAGCAACCTCTGTTGTTGAAACTCTGTTCTTTTCAATAAAATCTATTATTCTTTCTTTTATTTCCATAATTACCTCTCAATTGCAGACTTCCTTAAAATAGTCGTGAATTCATATAGTCTATAGTCTGAATACAATGAAACATGTTTTGAGATCTTTAACAGCTCAGTTAAAACAGCTTCTGGATTAAAATGATAGTTTTTATTTAGTGTGTAATCTACTCTATCTGTAAGAAAATTCAAGGAGACAATATCGTTAGAATTTTCGAATAATCTTTTACATACATCAATGGCGTATTGAAAATTATTTGCAATTTTATAGGTAAAAACACCTGATGCAACAGAAATATCAATATTTAAATTTGATAAATCTAGGTCTAGAATTTGACCGTGTATAAATTTATAATTTGGCTTGCTATGTTTTTGTTCTGCTAGTTTTAGTAACGATTCAGAGATGTCGATACCGATGTAGTTGAAGTTACTTCCTACCTTGTCTTCAAGATAATATATCAAGTCACCAAGCCCACATCCAAAATCTAGAATCGTTTTTCCTGATGGGTCTATATCACGAAATAACATTTCAAACCTTAAAAACTGGCTTTCCTTGTCACGCCAACCTACAGATTTAATATCATCGCCAAGTTCTAAGCATCTTTGATTATAAAAATCAGAAATAGCTTGAAAGTCATTTTGTGAGTTATTTACCACTCCATCATCCTTGTGAAATTTCTATAAAATAACTTCTCAAGATCATCAGAAGAAATTCCACTTTCTTTTAAGTAAGCATATGAAGCATTATATGTGTCTGTAATACTTCTGTCTGGATAATCGGATCCATAAAAAATTCTATCGAATCTCATACTTTTCATTGCATATATCATGTCTTTCGGAACTGAGCTGCCTTGATAATATAGTAATGAATAAGAGAAATCAAAGTACACATTTGGTAAACGTTTGGCCAGCATCATCATGTCGATAACATGATGTCCGCCCATGTGTGCCCATATAATTTTTGAATCAGGGCACTTTTTAGCACAACTAGCAAATTTGAAGGGTGAAAAACCATCCATTAATGCTGTTCCATCAGGAAAAGCATCGATAAGAGTTGGTAGATTTAACTCACCGGCATATTGAATAAGCGCAACGACATTTGGGTCATCTACAGAAAACTGCTGAATCCTAGGATGAAGCTTTAAACCACAAAAACCGAGGTTTTTAGCTCGTAGTAAATCAGTTTCAGCATCTATAGAATTAGGATCAATGTTGGCAAATGCTTCAATTCTTTCATACTTATTAATTTGGTCTGCTACTTCCTCGAGGGACCAGCCCTGAATAATTAGATGAAGTACTATCGCCTTTGAAATGGATGCCTCTTGTAATTCGCCATTAAGCCCTTTGAAGGCAGCTTCAAGCGTACGATATTTAACTTTGTCTAAATGTAGGTGACTGTCAATAATCTTCATTCTACTTCATATATAATCTGTTTCTCGGCAAGATCAGCTTTCTTTAATGCTTCATCTAAAGAGGATGCCCAGGTGATTATACACCCAATACGATCGCCGTCACAAGCAGCTTCTGGAAAATCTTGGCCAACGACAGCAAATGCTTGACCATAGGTGTTGTTAAAACCATTCACTTTGTCATAACCTTCAAGTTTTTTAATTCTACCTTTTTTACTTGGAGTAAACCTTAGAACTCCAAAGCTGTGTCTTTGCTGCACTTTGTTGTTGGCTTGACCGGTCAAAATATTGATTAACTCATTGGTTACATTTCTAGATGTAACTAGTGGAATAAATTTTTCAAATAGTAAGAAGCCTCCACCCCTGCCTGCAACTTCAATTATTCCAACAGTGCCATCCTCTTTTAAAATGACTTCAGCATGACCGATACCAAATGTGTAGCCAAGTGCTTTGAATGCATCAAAAACAGGGGTGCTTATATTACAAACTTCTTGATCACTAAGCTCTGGTGTAAATAGCTCAAATGCAACTGTGCCATTAGTGTGAGGTAGTTTCTTCTTCTTAGTTATTGTCAATAAATCAGTTCTCTCTGGAGTACAGAAAACTTCAACAGTATATTCAGTACCCTTCATATACTCTTCAATTATTATTTCTTTTGTGCGAGAGAAGTTGAGTGCAGAACTAATTAGTGTTGAATTTTCTTGTGAATCGGTACCGAGTAAAGCAACGCCCCTACTACCAGCACTATCTGTTGGTTTAACAATTAATTGAACATTTGCATTGGAGCAGAAATTTAATGCATCATCTTTACTTTTAAAAATTGAAAATTTCGGGATGGGTACATTTGATTTTGCCCAGATGTTTCTTTGTATTCCCTTATTTATGAGTGCTGATGTGAGAGGAATGTTTGGGCCCGGTAGTGAAAAGTGTTCTCTTATTTGTGCGGCCAACATCATACCGGCTTCTGAACAATAACTAATCGCACCAACATAATTTAACTTAAGGTCATCTAGTGTTTTGAGTATCAAACTAGTATCAGATATATTTAAATTTATACTTTTATCTGCGATTGTAAATCCTGGACAATCTTTTTGACCATCAATTGCAATTACCTTAAAACCCATCTGTTGAGCAGCCTTAATACCAGCAATTTGCCATGTTCCTGCTGTTGCTGCAATTAGCCAGCGTTCATTGTGCATTCAAAACCTCGACTATATATTTTGTTATATTTTCTAAACCTTTACCATCAACTAAGGGTTTGAAATTCTTCTTGAATTCGGCAGGATTAAAAGAATTTAAATTATCTAAATATGAGTATCCTACTCCAATTATTGAACCATTAGTACGCACGTGCGCTGAAATTCTTTCTTCAGCTTCTGTTTGGGGTATAATAACTACAGGTTTATGTAAATATAGTAATTCAAACAAAGTTCCACCTCCGTTTGTAATAGCAATATCACATTGGTGCATCAATGATGGCAAGTTTTTAGGATTTTGTACTATCTTAAGGTTACTGTTTTCAAATGATTCTAATTTAGCGAGTGGCCCATAAACTAAAGTAACATAAAAACCTTTTTCTAAGAGAATCTTCGCAATAGGCAACGAATCTTTTTTTAGGTCACTACCACCAAGAGAAATCAAGACTTGATTTTCAAAAATATTTTTGCCTTCTTTGGGTAGTTGTAAAATTTCGTCTCTAATAATTGCAAAATTGAAATTTTGAATTCGGTTATTATGAGAATGTT from the Bacteriovorax sp. Seq25_V genome contains:
- a CDS encoding bifunctional 2-polyprenyl-6-hydroxyphenol methylase/3-demethylubiquinol 3-O-methyltransferase UbiG, which codes for MVNNSQNDFQAISDFYNQRCLELGDDIKSVGWRDKESQFLRFEMLFRDIDPSGKTILDFGCGLGDLIYYLEDKVGSNFNYIGIDISESLLKLAEQKHSKPNYKFIHGQILDLDLSNLNIDISVASGVFTYKIANNFQYAIDVCKRLFENSNDIVSLNFLTDRVDYTLNKNYHFNPEAVLTELLKISKHVSLYSDYRLYEFTTILRKSAIER
- a CDS encoding amidohydrolase family protein — its product is MKIIDSHLHLDKVKYRTLEAAFKGLNGELQEASISKAIVLHLIIQGWSLEEVADQINKYERIEAFANIDPNSIDAETDLLRAKNLGFCGLKLHPRIQQFSVDDPNVVALIQYAGELNLPTLIDAFPDGTALMDGFSPFKFASCAKKCPDSKIIWAHMGGHHVIDMMMLAKRLPNVYFDFSYSLLYYQGSSVPKDMIYAMKSMRFDRIFYGSDYPDRSITDTYNASYAYLKESGISSDDLEKLFYRNFTRMMEW
- a CDS encoding ATP-grasp domain-containing protein, giving the protein MHNERWLIAATAGTWQIAGIKAAQQMGFKVIAIDGQKDCPGFTIADKSINLNISDTSLILKTLDDLKLNYVGAISYCSEAGMMLAAQIREHFSLPGPNIPLTSALINKGIQRNIWAKSNVPIPKFSIFKSKDDALNFCSNANVQLIVKPTDSAGSRGVALLGTDSQENSTLISSALNFSRTKEIIIEEYMKGTEYTVEVFCTPERTDLLTITKKKKLPHTNGTVAFELFTPELSDQEVCNISTPVFDAFKALGYTFGIGHAEVILKEDGTVGIIEVAGRGGGFLLFEKFIPLVTSRNVTNELINILTGQANNKVQQRHSFGVLRFTPSKKGRIKKLEGYDKVNGFNNTYGQAFAVVGQDFPEAACDGDRIGCIITWASSLDEALKKADLAEKQIIYEVE
- a CDS encoding glycosyltransferase, which codes for MKRILILTCSNDKIGFGHYRRSLSLHNYLNKNFHSEFIDLNHVNLNFGSIQCDLVIFDNPYDMSEEVNILKARNIRTIGLDTNYNSSTDLTLSIYEHNQHSHNNRIQNFNFAIIRDEILQLPKEGKNIFENQVLISLGGSDLKKDSLPIAKILLEKGFYVTLVYGPLAKLESFENSNLKIVQNPKNLPSLMHQCDIAITNGGGTLFELLYLHKPVVIIPQTEAEERISAHVRTNGSIIGVGYSYLDNLNSFNPAEFKKNFKPLVDGKGLENITKYIVEVLNAQ